A window from Halanaerobiaceae bacterium ANBcell28 encodes these proteins:
- a CDS encoding DUF692 family multinuclear iron-containing protein, whose translation MNQSDSRFLYDISHAYWSSVKRGESFENYVSKLPLDKVYEIHINGWEEKDGIIQGHTKIQDEGYDYLNDLLSTYPIEIVTLEYGRHYDKIDSGCPLVNIDKVNPDAKVEVEEQLLRLKEIIV comes from the coding sequence ATTAATCAATCTGATTCAAGGTTTTTGTATGATATCAGCCATGCATATTGGAGTTCTGTAAAAAGAGGAGAAAGTTTTGAAAATTATGTTTCTAAATTGCCACTTGATAAGGTATATGAGATACATATAAATGGTTGGGAAGAAAAAGATGGTATTATACAAGGACATACAAAAATACAGGATGAGGGATATGACTACCTTAATGACTTACTATCCACTTATCCTATAGAAATTGTAACCCTTGAGTATGGAAGGCATTATGACAAAATTGATTCTGGATGTCCACTAGTAAATATAGATAAAGTTAATCCAGATGCTAAAGTGGAAGTAGAAGAACAATTGTTGAGGCTCAAAGAAATTATAGTTTAA
- a CDS encoding AraC family transcriptional regulator, producing MLYQENLQEEVKAHEKKISCYVYKSSQPNFPNHCHTHLELIYILNGQMKLFLDGKSKVCKKGDLVFIPVLKPHAISYVDNQSSEHMILQLSMNFLDAGNMGFTDKTMLVQGKKIKKDMVINIVDKSPIGQMILKLHSLCEKDKAKASFPNQEYTFEKGKITNIWKLKGLVLELFSELVENDYLVFSDNTDDLEDLHELYRIQPVLHSMISYPKENMSMEDAAKMANMSYYNFSRTFKRLLGHSFIDYKNLLRVRKAEELLYETDKTITEIAELINFGSLSYFNRIFKKYSKLSPSEYRKKYASKKRQENSKLNNSQKSYS from the coding sequence ATGTTATATCAGGAAAACCTTCAGGAAGAAGTAAAAGCTCATGAGAAAAAAATAAGCTGTTATGTATATAAGAGTTCTCAGCCCAATTTTCCAAATCATTGCCATACTCACCTTGAATTAATTTATATTTTAAACGGCCAGATGAAATTATTCCTTGATGGTAAATCTAAAGTGTGTAAGAAGGGTGATTTAGTTTTTATTCCAGTATTAAAACCACATGCTATTTCATATGTAGATAATCAATCCTCAGAACACATGATATTACAGTTAAGTATGAACTTTTTAGATGCAGGTAATATGGGTTTTACTGACAAGACTATGCTTGTTCAAGGGAAAAAGATTAAAAAGGATATGGTGATTAATATAGTTGATAAAAGTCCTATCGGTCAAATGATATTGAAACTACATTCGCTTTGTGAAAAAGATAAAGCAAAGGCTAGTTTTCCCAATCAGGAATACACTTTTGAAAAGGGGAAAATCACAAATATATGGAAATTAAAAGGATTGGTTTTAGAATTATTTTCTGAGTTAGTTGAGAATGATTATCTTGTGTTCTCAGATAATACAGATGATTTAGAAGATCTTCATGAGCTTTACCGCATTCAACCTGTTTTACATTCAATGATAAGTTATCCCAAAGAAAATATGTCTATGGAAGATGCAGCTAAAATGGCTAATATGAGTTATTATAATTTTTCTCGTACTTTTAAAAGATTGTTGGGACATAGTTTTATTGATTATAAAAATTTGTTACGTGTTCGTAAGGCTGAAGAACTCTTGTATGAAACTGATAAAACTATTACTGAAATTGCAGAATTAATTAATTTTGGTAGTCTTAGTTACTTTAATCGTATATTTAAGAAGTATAGTAAATTAAGTCCTTCTGAATATAGAAAAAAATATGCCAGCAAAAAAAGACAAGAAAATAGCAAATTAAATAATAGTCAGAAAAGTTACTCTTAG